The following proteins are co-located in the Palaemon carinicauda isolate YSFRI2023 chromosome 3, ASM3689809v2, whole genome shotgun sequence genome:
- the LOC137633423 gene encoding uncharacterized protein translates to MLIHSEPSRHITPHHISSRHITSHHVTSHHVTSHHVTSPHITSHHISSRLISSGHISSRHITSRRISSRHLTSRLITSRQNILGRIRAVMWWYCDGDEEFSVNTSIYLRGRNFEGAVTGHDEMVT, encoded by the coding sequence ATGCTAATTCACTCTGAACCGTCACGTCACATTACTCCACATCACatctcatcacgtcacatcacatctcATCACGTCACCTCGCATCACGTCACATCTCATCATGTCACCTCAcctcacatcacatcacatcacatctcATCACGTCTCATCTCATCAGGTCACatctcatcacgtcacatcacatcacgtcgcATCTCATCACGTCACCTCACATCacgtctcatcacgtcacgtcaaaaTATTCTTGGAAGAATCCGTGCTGTGATGTGGTGGTATTGTGACGGCGACGAAGAGTTTAGTGTGAACACGTCCATTTATTTACGTGGAAGAAATTTTGAAGGAGCGGTGACGGGACATGATGagatggtgacgtga